Within the Trichoderma breve strain T069 chromosome 3, whole genome shotgun sequence genome, the region ggccttgaccttttcgaaCTGCGCCTCCAAATCGGTTTGTTGCGTGGGTTTCAGATCCCCCCAGAACATGGGCTTCATCGCCTCTCGCAGCCACCGGTAGAGCTCCACCGCAAGGCCAGTAGCCTCAGCACGCACATTTTTATCAGCTGCACCAAAGGCCTTGGGGAGTGCTTTGAGGATAGGCTTCGGGTCAACAATCTTGCAGCCGTAGTTGTGGATGATCTGGGTCAAGGCGTTTAGTGTAGCCGCAACATTCTTGGGTACCTTGTTGCCAAGACCAGGCAGCACCTCTTCGATAACGGGGGCTGCCGTGTCTAGCTCGATATACAGCAGGATCGCTTCGAGGGAGTTTTGTTTGATAGCGGGTCGCGTTGAGGATAGACACTTTTCAACCATGGGGCTAATTGCAACCCCTCGCGTACGTAGAGCGCCGTCTCGTCCACCATACTTGAGGAACTCGCAGAGTGAggtgatggcttcttgcTGGGCGGCCACGTTGGAGTCGGAGACGGCAGATTTCCACAAACCCGGGTCGTTCAGAAAGGGTCGGAAGCAAGGATCGGACTCATCCGGTGATTTGGCAAACTGTTTAGCAACATCTTCATAGGCCTGTTTACGGACTTTCCAGTTCTAGATGTCAAGGGATTTTCAAGTCAGCCAAAGGGGAGGTCGCGATGGGCCGTGTTGCAAAGAGCATAGCATAGATATGTTACCTTGTGTGAAAAGCGGTCGGGGAGCGGCAAGGAGCTgaaatcctcttcttcggccatggcggctcGGGAGGGAAGCGAAAGGTACCTAAACGCTGACGAGGTTTGGGAGTGCTTCTGCTCTGAGGAATCTGCTGGCCGTTCATCAATTAGATTGACGATTCTGCggatgagcttcttgaacGGGTGACGCCGTCGCGACTCCATTGTGCAAGGCCTCGCGGCGGGCACGAGGCTGGCCAGAGGGGAAGTAGGGAAGACAAGAAGGCAACATACCacagacgatgaagaggttggCGTGAATCCGTCAGGAGTGGTTAAGCGGGAAGATCCAGGAGGCTACTTTGTACTTTTTCACCAGAGCAATATCGGGGATCGCGGCCGCCAGTGTCAGTTACCCTGCCTTCTTGGAGCTGCACGACCGGGATCAGGATAGGCAGAAAAGCGGCGATGGCTCTCGGCGGGCCCTGTGCCTGTGCAGGTATAAAATAATACGGGTATGAAAAGACGGAATAATATGTACAAGAAGCAAGGAGGGGGGAAGCGGTGCCGGGATCGAGTCGGTGGACAGCTGTGATTTGCTCGGTGCGcggcagaagctgcagagttGCGAGCGCTGACTCGGGAGCGGGAGGTCGTGTCTCGTGTCTCGTGATGCGATGCTCGCCGTGCATGCAGAAACTCGGTCGAGTTTAGAAGAAGTTGTTCGTGTCTTGTGCTCTCGTTGGGTGAGCTGTgctttgctgtgcttgtgctgctgtGGGCTGCCCATCACACATAGAAGTCAACAAATCCCACCCATCACCTGATTGCTCCAATCAGCTGCCCGCGCTGGCAGGGCTATCCTGAACTCGGACTAACACCGCATGTGTGCATAAACAAATGAATTTTCTGGGTGTCTGTTTGGCCAGAGATGCGACTGCTGGTTGGCGAAGAAAATAGCAGTAGAAGAAGGCCAGAAGCCGGTATTGCATGAAtgcttttttatttgttGATTTATTTACTTGCCGTGACTTCTCGTTCATGCATTAATGCATTCCATCTGCACAGCTCTActctacctagtaggtactGTAGGGTATTGCGATTGCGATTGCGGGATCCCCCTCCATAGAGCCAGGTAGCGCCAGGTACTGCCAAACCTACACATTTGCGCGgcccccatccatccaccaaCTGGGTACTTACCTAGTACTAAGGTAGATCGACCCCGCGTGCAGAACAAGACGCGAGCTGTTGGAGACGCCTTTTTTATGGAATAGCTGTAGCTCTGAGTAGCTGTAGCGTGAGTCATTGCTGCTCTCTACTTTACAGAGACTTTTTAATGTACAAATTTTGCAATGCATCGCAAATGCAGGCCTTGGACATTGGGCGGCAAATCCCCATGGGAACCAGCCGATGACGCAAGGGAACAAGAACTGGTGCCAAATTCATCACAATCCCGCCAAGCACGTGTAAATTGAGTGACAGACCCTTCACCGCCTTCTGAAACCCCCACCATGATGCATCCAGTCACGTGAAGATAAGATAAGCTCGTGAAGCTTCAACGCGTCCAACAAAAGATTCACTGCAGCCTTGCTTGGACGAGGCTCCACTCACTTCATCCACGGCTTGTCATCGAACAGAGCAGCAGATCAAATGGCGAGGCCTCAGCGACTGCGGTAATCATCCTGAATCTTGCCATACGGTCGCAACATGGAGGGCTCTTCGAATCCgtccttcttccccttcaacaccaaagcTGCCGCTGAAGACTACTCGTCGTCCGAGTCGGAATACGATGAGCCTACCGTTCCTGGGctcgacggcgacgacaacgaTTTTGGCGACTTTAACCCCCGCAAGAAGAGGCGAGTCGGTGGgaacaacaaagaaaaggcagcTCTTGGCATTTTCGGCTCCGACAGCGAAGACGATAACCCCAACGCGCGCTGGAAGAGAAAGACGCTGAGGCGCAAAGGTGTTAACTTTGTGTCGACTGCTGCCGAGGACGCTGAGCAAGATGAGAACGACGAATCGGAAGATGAAAGACCGCGCCTGGGCATTGGCCTGAATGCTCATGGCAGaaatggcgaagaagatgacgacgatgaggacgacgacgaagatgatgatagGCCAGCTGGACTGGGGCTTGGCAACGCGGCCATGAAGCTGCGCTTCACCGCCGGCCAGAAATCGCGCGAGGAGAATTCACAAAAAGAATCAAGCACTCGGCCATCATTCAAAACGAATTTCAGCTCAGGTGGCGTCCTCGGCGGTGGATTCGTTCCGTCCTCTGCCAGGGATCCCGTATTAAAGGAGACAAATGATGGAAACGAGACCCCACGAAACAAGCCTCAGGTCAGCGCTTTCGGCTCAAAAGGGAAAATCAATCCAAAGTCCTTTGGTGCCCGaatgatggccaagatgggcTACCAGGAAGGCAAAGGTCTGGGTAAAGAGGGCGAAGGACGAAACATTATCATCGAGGCCAACCTCCGACCCCAAGGCGTCGGTCTTGGCGCGGTAAAAGAGAAGACGGAGCAAGAGCGtcaggaagaaaagaggcaagCACGGTTACGAGGAGAGGAGGTTGTCGActcggaagaagaagaaaagaagcgcagaaaggccaagaagaaggccaaggggGCAGTATCTTACAGTAGTGCTGGAAGCACCCCGATGAGGCAGAGGACAAAATATCTAACGGCCGatgagctcaagaagagggcTCCAGGCTTGAACATTCCAGAGGCTTTTGCCCCTATTCTCGACATGACTGGTCCTGGAGGCAGGCTGCTCACATCGTCGAGTGGCATCATGACACCATCATCCGGCGTGCCTGAATCAAACGAAGTGATTGAAGCGAGGAAACTGGCCAAAAGAGCGCAGTCTGACTTGTTAGCTTTTACCGAAGAATGGAAGAGCCTGGAGTCGCGCAAGACATGGGTCAATTTGGAGCTCAAGCAGAGGGAACAGGAGATGGAAGATTTACGGTCCGATTTCGAGAGGTTGCAGACATTTGCAAATGTTGTGACTGAGCGACTTGTCGAGGCAACAGAGTGGGAGCAGGTCATAAGCGCTCTCCAGACAGCAGTCGACGCTGGCTCAACAAGTGACGCCATTGCAGATATTGCGGTAGCCGctatccatccatttctGCGCAGCCCCGATTGGGACCCGATGGCGGAACCGTCCCGATTTGCATCAGACTTACAGAAACTATCGGGTCTTCTCATCGGGTCTGCCAATGGCAATCAATCCGTGAACAAGTGGAACTCTTCTGCGAATCAGGATGATGGCGTGTACCGAACACATCACAAGGCCACTACGCCGTATGAGACGATGATGTACAAGAACTGGCTTCCTAGAGTGTTGACAGCACTTCGCTCCTGGGATCCGTTCAATCCAACGCCGATGCTCAGCATCATGGACAGCTGGAACGATTTACTTCCGCCCTTCGTTCGAGCGCAATTGGTAGACAACGTGGCTCGAAAATTGGAAACGGCAGTGTCGGACTGGAaccccaagaagaagcggcaaaGCCACCATCTTCCACACACTTGGCTGTTCCCTTGGCTGCAGTATCTCCCCCACTACCATCTTGACCCAAGAGGCACTGGTCTAGTTGCAGACGTCAGGAGGAAGTTTAGGCACCTCATCGATGCTTGGGAGTTTGAGAGGGGAGTCGTCCCTGGCCTGGCGCAATGGAAGGACGTGTTGGGAGACCAATGGCGACCCCTCATCATGTCGCACGTCTTGCCCTCCATGGGTAGGTATCTGCGCACCAACTTCCGTGTCGACCCAGCTGAGCAGGAGCCCTATCTCCCCATTCTGGTTGGCATCATGAAGTGGAATCAGGTCCTTGGCGACACGGTCTTGGCAGAAGTCCTGGTGCAAGACATGTTTCCCATGTGGAGCAGTAGATTGCAAGAATGGCTTGCgcttgatgaagccgacCTTGGGGAGGTGGCTGATTGGTATAGCTGGTGGCGAGGAGTGCTGTTGAAGGACATGGCACAGATCAAGGCTGTCAGGGTGGAACTTGACAGAGGACTCCAGCTTGTGAATATGATTTAGAAACGGCATAGCGTATGGGCTTGTACAGTTTATTTCCCGGCCACATTTACTTAGATATAATAACAATAATGCTCTGTCTATTAGAATTACTGTATACTTGAGAGTCTCCAAATCCAGATGATGTCTATGCTATGTTGAGACAAAGCAGACGGTATAGTGTCATGACAGTGACCCATAGTTTTCCCACCACAAATGCTTCTGGTCTAAGCACCCTGATTTCAGTGCCCTCATTATGAAGAGTTGGATAATACCACGCTACTCGGCAGGAACAAATAGGCAATGCACTTGGAGTGTGGAGTGTCTTGGAATGCGTGGATGCTGTGTAACGGCCTGGGACATGTGGCTACCCTGCAACGGGAAATGACCCAATTTGATGGATCAAGACGCCACCGGAGAGATGTTACAGGGAGATATCAGGCTCTTCTACTGTAGTTACGGGTAATAAATAAGATGCTGAGAAGGCACTGGGCATTTACCGCTATAGGTACAGTGGATAGTTGACACAACGttgcgaagatgaagcagataTACTCGGTTAGTATCGCATCTTCGTCACTGCCAACAGCCGAGACATGCTCCTTATGTAGCAACGAACctcatgtacgagtatttgCTCATGTGCCGCAAACTCTCCGGCCTTGGACATGTTTATGCCGTGTCACATATTGCGTACTCGTGCTGCTGATTACGGATACATGGACACACTCACATGCAGCGTCATGGATGGCTTACTCTTACTCGTGTGGGCGACAGCGACAGGGCCCCCTGATCGGGCTGGCCATGAACCGCCAGGTCTCTCCGGTTGACCTGTTTACTTTACCTATCCGTACTAACCTGCCTTTGTACTACTTCATCGGGAGCCGTAGGGATGTCCCGGCTGGGGTTTTGTGTGCCGCCAGCTTGTTTGTTATGGATTCCCTTGTTGTCTGGTGTTTGACTTGTTCCGCATGCCTGATGTTGAAATATACATCTGTGTGGTCCGGATCCAGGTACATACTGGGTACCTGCAGTATTCCACCAAGCACAACATTGCTGGCGCCAATCACTCAGAGGTACCTCAACGGAACCTGCCGATgcggtactccgtacctggATGAGATAAGACAAGGTCCAAGTTTCAACCCTCTTTATCGCGGGCAAAAAAGTCTCCCCACACTGGAGCCAACCTAAGCAACCCCCCTCCACCGCCCTCCCACATCAAATCGCAACGCACTGCAAATCGCAGCTTCGAGGCGAACAAGAGACGCACATTTACAGGGGCGCTGCGTCTTTGCCTGTCCTGTCCGAGTGCTACGAGAACCGTCACCAGCGGCTGCCAGCAACTGACCGGCGGCGCAATTCAGCTCTTCTGCCGCTGAACCGCTGGACTGATTCGCTGCGAGGGGGGAACTCGACGCCTGTCCTGTGCCGGCCTCTTTGTCGCCGCATGCCCGaccatctgcatctgcatctgcatcttaTCTAATCCCGGCGGCTTCTCCCTCCATCTACATCTTCTTCCctatccttcttcatcttcttcttttctttctctccctccttcaTTATCTCCAGTCTACGGGACCGCCTCGCTGGCGTTCGTGGTCGTCGTTTGTCCCTGTGACGTGGCCATCGTCCATCTACGACCCTTTCTTAACCGGTTTTAACCAGACAAATCCTGAGCCTACAGCCGGTATTGGGAGCACACCCGCCGCGTGTTT harbors:
- a CDS encoding GC-rich sequence DNA-binding factor-like protein domain-containing protein, with translation MEGSSNPSFFPFNTKAAAEDYSSSESEYDEPTVPGLDGDDNDFGDFNPRKKRRVGGNNKEKAALGIFGSDSEDDNPNARWKRKTLRRKGVNFVSTAAEDAEQDENDESEDERPRLGIGLNAHGRNGEEDDDDEDDDEDDDRPAGLGLGNAAMKLRFTAGQKSREENSQKESSTRPSFKTNFSSGGVLGGGFVPSSARDPVLKETNDGNETPRNKPQVSAFGSKGKINPKSFGARMMAKMGYQEGKGLGKEGEGRNIIIEANLRPQGVGLGAVKEKTEQERQEEKRQARLRGEEVVDSEEEEKKRRKAKKKAKGAVSYSSAGSTPMRQRTKYLTADELKKRAPGLNIPEAFAPILDMTGPGGRLLTSSSGIMTPSSGVPESNEVIEARKLAKRAQSDLLAFTEEWKSLESRKTWVNLELKQREQEMEDLRSDFERLQTFANVVTERLVEATEWEQVISALQTAVDAGSTSDAIADIAVAAIHPFLRSPDWDPMAEPSRFASDLQKLSGLLIGSANGNQSVNKWNSSANQDDGVYRTHHKATTPYETMMYKNWLPRVLTALRSWDPFNPTPMLSIMDSWNDLLPPFVRAQLVDNVARKLETAVSDWNPKKKRQSHHLPHTWLFPWLQYLPHYHLDPRGTGLVADVRRKFRHLIDAWEFERGVVPGLAQWKDVLGDQWRPLIMSHVLPSMGRYLRTNFRVDPAEQEPYLPILVGIMKWNQVLGDTVLAEVLVQDMFPMWSSRLQEWLALDEADLGEVADWYSWWRGVLLKDMAQIKAVRVELDRGLQLVNMI